A section of the Rhodothermus profundi genome encodes:
- a CDS encoding DUF4837 family protein, giving the protein MPWRFATRLWMLGLPLVLGCGKVDYRPLAIGKNGEIQVVIDSTLWTGPVGEALRLALGYYVQTLPNPEPLFTLRPIEPRTQDDLDRIKKFKNVLFVAALRDSSRVSRLVQQAFSAEALQAVRAGSAAVVPRRDLWRRRQLVYFVVAETDSQLAAAIRQATPRLRAAFNEMAREWLAAEMFEKGRQFHLEDTLMAHHGFAVNVQHDYVIVLDTTRFVWLRRVLPDTWRSLFVYYEENADPARLTPAWIYATRDSLTRRYLQGNAGGFVQIDYRQPLETRAIDFLGRYGYETRGLWHMVTELADGRLFPAGMGGPFVNYTFYDQQSGRLYMIDGMVFAPGFRKREFLRQMEVIAYTFRTRLEAASTPATP; this is encoded by the coding sequence ATGCCCTGGCGCTTTGCTACACGACTCTGGATGCTTGGATTGCCGCTGGTGCTTGGCTGTGGTAAGGTGGACTACCGCCCGCTGGCTATTGGCAAGAATGGAGAAATTCAGGTCGTCATTGATTCTACGTTATGGACAGGGCCGGTCGGTGAAGCCCTGCGCCTGGCGCTTGGCTACTATGTACAGACGTTGCCCAATCCGGAGCCGCTCTTTACCCTGCGGCCTATCGAGCCGCGAACGCAGGACGATCTGGATCGCATTAAGAAATTCAAGAACGTACTGTTTGTGGCCGCGCTGCGCGATTCAAGCCGCGTTTCTCGCCTGGTGCAACAGGCGTTTTCGGCCGAAGCCCTGCAGGCCGTGCGGGCCGGTTCGGCTGCTGTAGTGCCCCGGCGCGATCTGTGGCGGCGGCGCCAACTGGTCTATTTTGTTGTGGCCGAGACGGATTCGCAGCTTGCCGCGGCAATACGCCAGGCAACACCCCGGCTGCGGGCTGCCTTTAACGAGATGGCCCGGGAGTGGCTGGCGGCCGAAATGTTCGAAAAAGGCCGGCAGTTCCACCTGGAAGATACGCTCATGGCGCATCATGGCTTTGCGGTGAACGTGCAGCACGACTATGTCATTGTGCTTGACACGACGCGCTTTGTCTGGTTGCGGCGCGTGCTTCCCGACACCTGGCGCAGCCTGTTCGTGTACTATGAAGAGAATGCAGATCCGGCACGGCTGACCCCGGCCTGGATCTATGCCACGCGCGACTCGCTCACCCGACGCTACCTGCAGGGCAATGCGGGAGGCTTTGTGCAGATCGATTACCGCCAACCGCTCGAAACACGCGCTATCGACTTTCTGGGGCGCTATGGCTACGAAACCCGCGGACTCTGGCACATGGTGACCGAGTTAGCAGACGGACGGCTCTTTCCGGCCGGTATGGGCGGCCCGTTCGTCAACTATACGTTCTATGATCAGCAGAGCGGACGGCTCTACATGATCGACGGGATGGTGTTTGCCCCTGGCTTTCGAAAACGCGAGTTTCTGCGCCAGATGGAGGTCATCGCCTATACCTTCCGGACGCGCCTGGAGGCTGCGTCTACCCCTGCAACCCCTTAA
- the trpD gene encoding anthranilate phosphoribosyltransferase: protein MQPYLTALAEGRTLTQEEAEAAMHQMMRGEASPEQIAGLLMGLRARGETLDELVGFTRVMRQYAVPVRVDDPCAIDLCGTGGDRSGTFNISTAAAFVCAGAGVTVVKHGNRSVSSQAGSADVLEALGVAIDLGPEGVERCLEEVGIAFAFAPRFHPAMRHVMPVRRALGVRTFFNILGPLCNPAGVRRQLVGAFRPDVAATMAAILARLGAEHVVAVHAEDGLDELSLAAPTVTYEYRKGDEAPRSGRVAPEMLGLSRAPLEQLRGGDASTNARLLRRVLDGETGPHRDVVLLNAAYALYVSGRFGDDLQACLEAARESIDRGAARNRLEQLIRVSRQAAQETTTRQPAA, encoded by the coding sequence ATGCAACCCTACCTGACAGCCCTGGCTGAAGGCCGCACGCTGACGCAGGAGGAGGCCGAAGCGGCCATGCATCAGATGATGCGAGGGGAAGCTTCGCCCGAGCAGATTGCCGGCCTGCTCATGGGACTGCGGGCGCGGGGAGAAACGCTGGACGAACTGGTGGGCTTTACGCGTGTCATGCGGCAATATGCCGTGCCTGTGCGCGTGGACGACCCATGCGCGATTGACCTCTGCGGGACGGGCGGTGACCGTTCGGGCACGTTCAATATTTCAACCGCAGCCGCTTTTGTATGCGCCGGGGCCGGCGTGACGGTGGTAAAGCATGGCAACCGTTCGGTGTCGTCGCAGGCCGGCTCGGCCGATGTGTTGGAAGCGCTGGGGGTGGCTATCGATCTGGGACCGGAAGGTGTCGAGCGCTGTCTGGAGGAGGTGGGGATCGCCTTCGCCTTTGCTCCGCGCTTTCATCCGGCAATGCGTCACGTCATGCCGGTGCGGCGGGCGCTGGGAGTGCGAACGTTTTTCAACATCCTGGGACCGCTCTGCAACCCGGCCGGTGTGCGGCGCCAGCTTGTGGGCGCTTTTCGGCCGGACGTAGCGGCCACCATGGCGGCTATCCTGGCGCGTCTTGGAGCAGAGCACGTGGTGGCTGTTCATGCCGAGGACGGACTTGACGAGCTTTCGCTGGCTGCCCCGACCGTTACCTATGAGTACCGGAAAGGCGACGAGGCACCCCGGAGCGGACGCGTTGCCCCGGAAATGTTAGGACTGTCGCGGGCGCCCCTGGAACAATTGCGGGGCGGCGATGCCAGCACCAATGCCCGCCTGCTGCGCCGAGTACTCGACGGGGAGACCGGACCGCACCGCGATGTGGTGCTCTTGAACGCAGCCTATGCGCTCTACGTGAGTGGACGCTTTGGAGACGATCTGCAGGCATGCCTGGAGGCTGCCCGCGAAAGCATTGATCGCGGGGCTGCCCGAAATCGCCTGGAGCAACTGATCCGCGTATCCCGCCAGGCTGCACAGGAAACAACCACGCGACAACCGGCAGCTTAA
- a CDS encoding DUF4296 domain-containing protein, translated as MSGKRKGLAVACLAVGLLLPGCRGETSEGVAVDSMLVHVLVELHLLAARQALVGDVTPAMRDSVLAHYGLDSAAVARRLETYARNPEAFRKLYQQVQQQLMTEHYGNEATPR; from the coding sequence ATGAGCGGCAAAAGAAAGGGACTGGCCGTTGCGTGCCTGGCCGTTGGATTGTTGCTGCCGGGATGCAGAGGGGAAACCTCAGAAGGAGTTGCTGTCGATAGCATGCTGGTGCACGTCCTGGTGGAGTTGCATTTGCTGGCAGCCCGGCAGGCCCTGGTAGGCGACGTAACGCCAGCCATGCGCGATTCGGTGCTGGCGCATTATGGGCTGGATTCGGCTGCGGTAGCGCGTCGGCTGGAAACCTACGCGCGCAATCCGGAAGCCTTCCGAAAGCTCTACCAGCAGGTGCAGCAACAGTTGATGACCGAGCACTACGGCAACGAAGCAACGCCCCGATAA
- a CDS encoding phosphoribosylanthranilate isomerase: protein MMLKVKICGITNLEDARYCAAAGADFLGFIQYPESPRYVAPEVAREIIEWIHGPEKVGVFVNATPDVVNRALEEVGFTMVQLHGTEPPAWCAEIDAPIIKAIHVVHDASAEQLRALMEPYRPWVTYFLLDTHKTNLWGGTGESFNWRLARELSADYPILLAGGIGAHNLEEAVRTMRPLGVDLSSSVETAPGKKDFDKLARFFEVFHALRKQLEAEAME from the coding sequence GTGATGCTTAAAGTTAAAATCTGCGGCATTACAAACCTGGAGGATGCCCGTTACTGTGCGGCCGCCGGCGCGGACTTTCTGGGGTTCATTCAATATCCGGAAAGTCCACGCTATGTCGCCCCTGAGGTGGCCCGGGAAATCATTGAGTGGATCCATGGACCAGAAAAGGTGGGGGTGTTTGTGAACGCCACGCCTGATGTGGTGAACCGGGCCCTTGAAGAAGTGGGCTTTACAATGGTCCAACTGCATGGCACGGAACCGCCAGCCTGGTGCGCCGAGATCGACGCGCCGATCATCAAAGCCATCCATGTGGTGCACGATGCGTCGGCCGAACAGTTGCGGGCCCTCATGGAGCCTTATCGTCCCTGGGTAACGTACTTCCTGCTTGACACACACAAAACAAATCTCTGGGGCGGTACAGGCGAGTCGTTTAACTGGCGACTGGCCCGTGAACTCTCGGCCGACTATCCGATCCTGCTGGCGGGCGGAATTGGGGCGCATAACCTGGAGGAGGCGGTTCGCACCATGCGTCCGCTGGGGGTGGATCTGTCGAGTAGTGTAGAAACCGCGCCGGGTAAAAAAGATTTCGACAAGCTGGCGCGCTTTTTCGAGGTGTTTCACGCGCTGCGCAAGCAACTGGAAGCGGAGGCTATGGAGTAA
- the trpC gene encoding indole-3-glycerol phosphate synthase TrpC has product MTRLDQIAQTVRERLEERKRRVPIALLVERSHYQSPTLPLRPALRSEELAIIAEIKKASPSSGIIRRELNVPELARQYKWHGAQAISVLTEPDYFQGSLEHLEAARRTVDLPLLRKDFILDPYQVVEARAYGADAILLIAALLDPVQLHELYDMAVELGLSCLVEVHTERELDQLDLDKIEILGVNNRDLHTFEVDVNRAVQVLRHVPKRIVRVAESGLRTADELVHLRRHGIDAVLIGEAFMRATHPGEALERLRREVRQRLMASDTLRLAV; this is encoded by the coding sequence ATGACCCGCTTAGATCAGATCGCACAGACTGTCCGTGAACGTCTGGAAGAACGAAAGCGTCGCGTTCCCATTGCCCTGCTGGTAGAACGTTCGCACTATCAGAGTCCCACGTTGCCGCTGCGCCCCGCGCTGCGCTCAGAGGAGCTGGCTATTATTGCGGAGATCAAAAAAGCCTCGCCCTCCAGCGGTATCATCCGGCGAGAGCTTAACGTACCGGAACTGGCGCGTCAGTACAAGTGGCACGGCGCGCAGGCCATATCCGTCCTGACCGAGCCGGATTATTTCCAGGGCAGCCTGGAGCATCTGGAAGCAGCGCGGCGCACCGTTGACCTTCCCTTGCTCCGAAAGGATTTCATTCTGGATCCGTACCAGGTCGTCGAAGCGCGAGCCTATGGAGCCGATGCCATTTTGTTAATTGCCGCGCTGCTGGATCCAGTCCAGTTGCACGAGCTGTACGACATGGCCGTTGAACTAGGCCTGTCGTGTCTGGTCGAAGTGCATACGGAGCGTGAGCTAGACCAGCTTGACCTGGATAAGATTGAAATCCTGGGCGTCAACAATCGCGACCTGCATACGTTCGAGGTAGATGTCAACCGGGCCGTGCAGGTGCTGCGGCATGTACCGAAACGCATTGTTCGCGTAGCCGAAAGTGGTCTGCGCACGGCCGACGAGCTGGTGCATCTGCGCCGGCACGGCATTGATGCAGTGCTGATCGGGGAAGCCTTTATGCGGGCAACGCATCCAGGGGAAGCGCTGGAACGGCTGCGTCGGGAGGTGCGCCAGCGGCTGATGGCTTCTGATACGTTGCGCCTGGCCGTCTAA
- the trpA gene encoding tryptophan synthase subunit alpha, with protein MSDRLQAMFDALKARGEKAMGLFLTNGFPDPESTRPLLEVIDEAGADFIELGMPFSDPLAEGVPIQRASERALQHGVRLTDAFRTAEWFRARSQTPLLLMGYLNPIYRYGYRAFCRDAAQAGVDGLILADLPPEEGQELADAARAAGLAMVYLIAPNTPDERIRAIDARATGFVYAVSVTGLTGSQLADPAAVEAYLQRARRQVTRNPLLVGFGIKSHEDARRLSRHTDGFIVGSALIRLVERLWDDPAQTFESRQETVRRFVHGLKYGTSVPIS; from the coding sequence ATGAGCGATCGCCTGCAAGCAATGTTTGATGCGCTGAAGGCCCGTGGAGAGAAAGCCATGGGCCTGTTTCTGACGAACGGTTTTCCCGATCCGGAAAGCACGCGTCCACTGCTGGAGGTCATCGACGAAGCCGGGGCAGACTTCATTGAGCTGGGCATGCCGTTTAGCGATCCGCTGGCCGAAGGCGTGCCGATTCAGCGTGCCAGTGAACGCGCGCTTCAGCATGGCGTGCGCCTGACCGATGCGTTTCGCACGGCCGAGTGGTTTCGGGCGCGTAGCCAGACGCCTCTGTTGCTTATGGGCTACCTGAACCCGATCTATCGCTATGGCTACCGGGCCTTCTGCCGCGATGCTGCACAGGCTGGTGTGGATGGATTGATTCTGGCTGATCTGCCTCCCGAAGAAGGCCAGGAGCTGGCCGACGCAGCCCGGGCAGCCGGCCTGGCCATGGTCTATCTGATCGCTCCGAACACGCCGGACGAACGCATCCGCGCGATTGATGCCCGGGCGACAGGTTTTGTCTATGCCGTTTCAGTCACGGGGCTTACCGGAAGCCAGCTCGCCGACCCCGCCGCAGTAGAGGCTTACCTTCAGCGCGCCCGGCGCCAGGTTACCCGCAATCCCTTGCTGGTAGGCTTTGGGATCAAATCCCATGAAGATGCCCGGCGCCTGAGCCGGCACACCGACGGATTTATTGTGGGCTCGGCGCTGATCCGGCTGGTTGAGCGGCTCTGGGATGATCCGGCGCAGACGTTCGAGAGTCGGCAGGAGACGGTGCGCCGTTTTGTACATGGCCTGAAATACGGCACGTCGGTCCCGATTTCCTGA
- the nfi gene encoding deoxyribonuclease V (cleaves DNA at apurinic or apyrimidinic sites) codes for MGLIPRVSHPWNLSPKEARALQRQLARQVRFEVPDRMETVAGLDVSVRGERGRAAVVVWQVASQQVLECVVVEGPVAFPYIPGLLSFREVPLLLQALARLRIRPDVLMVDGQGWAHPRRCGLATHLGVLLDHPSVGVAKSRLTGHHDEPGVEKGSWTLLYDNGEVIGAVVRTRTGVRPVYVSVGHRMTLEAAVALTLRCTTRFRLPEPTRRADQLSRKSFG; via the coding sequence ATGGGACTGATTCCGCGCGTATCCCATCCCTGGAACCTGTCGCCGAAAGAGGCGCGGGCGTTGCAGCGACAGTTGGCCCGGCAGGTACGCTTTGAGGTACCGGACCGCATGGAAACGGTAGCCGGACTGGACGTGAGCGTGCGGGGCGAGCGGGGACGGGCGGCCGTGGTGGTCTGGCAGGTAGCGTCGCAGCAGGTGCTGGAGTGCGTTGTGGTCGAAGGACCGGTTGCGTTTCCGTACATCCCCGGACTGCTCAGCTTTCGGGAGGTGCCGCTGCTATTGCAGGCGTTGGCCCGGCTGCGCATCCGGCCAGACGTGCTCATGGTGGACGGACAGGGATGGGCCCATCCGCGACGGTGCGGACTGGCCACGCATCTGGGCGTGTTGCTGGATCATCCATCGGTGGGCGTGGCCAAGTCCCGGCTGACCGGGCATCACGACGAACCCGGGGTGGAAAAAGGAAGCTGGACCCTCCTGTATGACAATGGCGAGGTGATTGGGGCTGTAGTGCGCACGCGCACAGGAGTGCGGCCGGTGTACGTGAGCGTAGGGCACCGCATGACGCTGGAAGCGGCCGTAGCGCTCACGCTGCGCTGCACCACACGCTTTCGCCTGCCAGAACCAACGCGACGAGCCGACCAGCTCAGCCGGAAAAGCTTCGGGTAG
- the hisG gene encoding ATP phosphoribosyltransferase — protein sequence MAVEVATQTQTQQAEEPPRRVLRLGLPKGSLQQATLELLEKAGFKFSIRERSYFPSTDDEELSAMLVRAQEMARYVEDGVFDAGITGKDWVLETGADVVTVADLIYSKQSMRPVRWVLAVAENSDIRSVQDLQGKRIATEVVNLTRRWLAERGVEAEVEFSWGATEAKCPELVDAIVEVTETGASLRANRLRILEVLMESNTQLIANKQAWQDPWKRRKIENIAMLMEGAIRAENRVGLKMNARKADVEKIIRMLPAMRRPTISPLAADGEEWVAIETIIEEKEVRRLIPELKRAGAEGIIEYPLNKVIP from the coding sequence ATGGCTGTCGAAGTCGCTACGCAGACCCAAACCCAACAGGCTGAGGAACCGCCGCGCCGCGTGTTGCGGCTGGGCCTGCCCAAAGGAAGCCTGCAGCAGGCCACCCTGGAGTTGCTGGAAAAGGCTGGCTTCAAATTCAGCATTCGGGAGCGCTCCTATTTTCCTTCGACCGACGATGAAGAGCTGAGCGCCATGCTTGTGCGGGCCCAGGAAATGGCCCGCTACGTTGAAGACGGCGTCTTTGATGCCGGCATTACGGGGAAGGACTGGGTGCTGGAGACCGGCGCCGATGTGGTCACCGTGGCCGATCTCATCTATTCAAAGCAGAGCATGCGGCCAGTGCGCTGGGTGCTGGCGGTGGCTGAAAACTCTGACATCCGATCAGTTCAGGACCTGCAGGGCAAGCGCATCGCTACTGAGGTGGTCAATCTGACCCGGCGCTGGCTGGCCGAGCGTGGTGTGGAGGCAGAGGTGGAGTTTTCCTGGGGCGCCACCGAGGCCAAATGTCCCGAGCTGGTTGATGCGATTGTAGAGGTCACCGAAACCGGGGCGTCGCTGCGGGCCAACCGGCTGCGCATCCTGGAAGTGCTCATGGAATCGAACACGCAACTCATTGCCAACAAACAGGCCTGGCAGGATCCCTGGAAGCGACGCAAGATCGAAAACATCGCGATGCTGATGGAGGGGGCCATCCGGGCCGAAAACCGCGTGGGCCTGAAAATGAATGCCCGTAAGGCCGACGTGGAAAAGATTATCCGGATGTTGCCGGCGATGCGGCGGCCGACCATTTCGCCGCTGGCAGCCGACGGGGAGGAGTGGGTGGCCATCGAAACAATCATTGAAGAAAAAGAGGTGCGCCGGCTCATTCCTGAGCTCAAACGTGCCGGTGCCGAAGGCATTATCGAATACCCTCTCAACAAGGTGATCCCCTGA
- a CDS encoding TonB-dependent receptor — protein MVRSSLAFLVLLLPATLAQAQGWGRVTGRVTDAETGAPLAAVTVLVDGTNYGTATDEAGRYQLRLPAGRYVLRFSAIGYETRRDSVTVARDQTTRLDVQLAVQVVELADVTVEAQAVETEAGVFTIDPETAQRIPAPLSSGFRALKVLPGVVSNNELSYQYSVRGGGYNENLVFIDGFEVYLPFRAQKGEQEGLGLLNLALTDRVTLYAGGFPARYGGKLSSALEVRYRRPYQEPLRGSATLSLLDAGLAAGASALNGKVGWMLGIRKARARRFFSTQELKGNYQPDYTDLQGTLTLRPSARYTLEFLGIVARHDFLLDPGTRKTYFGTVSFDPTQPSNLESIWLDYEGEERAGFRTYFGGARLSSWLSPGFRLSHEVAYFETVENEYRDVRARAVLYQVDPGSGEHVPEGAARQQDTADNQVRVQTWTAAQRWQFYPQGHALEAGVYVRHLVFTDRLNERSVAVGADPSGSGLLRVVLDSLNARARLGTWQSGGYVQDAIELLPENRLLVTLGARLDYFAFNGEWTFSPRLSVRYKASDVLTLTGAWGIYYQPPSYQELRGQPSPERPLRDQLNRNLKAQRAHLVVAGAEYFLPRKRLYLRAEAYWKDLDRLISYEVENVRLEYSGLNDSYGYAYGLDLQVRGEFVPGVESWVNYGFLVTREHFLPAYQNAYNEGWRPRPTDQRHTLSLFVQDYVPGDPTWKLHLRILFGSGLPYTPPVPGRRVGTYVAQVPGPRMSARYPEYRRVDMGATKELELTRLPDGRPVYLELSGELLNVFDMTNTVDYTWIPGQNGIWKRIPTRLTPRTFNLRLRVRF, from the coding sequence ATGGTGCGTTCATCACTGGCGTTTCTGGTACTGCTGCTCCCGGCTACCCTTGCTCAGGCGCAAGGATGGGGACGCGTAACCGGACGCGTTACCGATGCGGAGACCGGAGCCCCGCTGGCCGCCGTAACTGTGCTCGTTGACGGCACCAACTATGGCACGGCTACCGACGAGGCCGGCCGCTACCAGCTCCGCCTGCCAGCTGGTCGCTACGTGCTGCGTTTCTCGGCCATTGGCTACGAAACGCGACGCGACTCTGTGACCGTCGCGCGCGATCAGACAACCCGACTCGACGTGCAACTGGCTGTCCAGGTCGTCGAACTGGCAGATGTTACCGTCGAGGCACAGGCTGTCGAAACGGAAGCCGGTGTTTTTACTATCGACCCGGAAACGGCCCAGCGTATCCCGGCACCGCTCAGCAGCGGCTTCCGGGCATTGAAAGTGCTTCCCGGTGTTGTCTCCAACAACGAACTGTCGTACCAGTATTCTGTCCGAGGCGGAGGCTACAACGAAAATCTGGTCTTCATCGACGGCTTTGAGGTATATCTGCCCTTCCGGGCCCAGAAAGGCGAGCAGGAAGGACTGGGATTGCTAAACCTGGCGCTTACAGACCGGGTAACGCTTTATGCCGGAGGCTTCCCGGCTCGCTATGGTGGTAAGCTCTCCTCAGCCCTGGAAGTCCGCTATCGACGTCCCTATCAGGAACCTCTGCGGGGATCTGCCACCCTGTCGCTGCTTGATGCGGGGCTGGCGGCCGGCGCCTCTGCCCTCAACGGCAAGGTGGGTTGGATGCTCGGAATTCGAAAGGCGCGTGCCCGCCGCTTTTTCAGCACGCAGGAACTCAAGGGCAACTATCAGCCGGATTATACCGATCTACAGGGCACGTTGACGCTTCGCCCCTCTGCGCGGTACACCCTGGAGTTTTTAGGAATCGTGGCCCGTCATGACTTTCTGCTTGATCCCGGCACGCGCAAGACCTACTTTGGCACGGTCAGCTTTGACCCGACGCAACCGTCTAACCTGGAATCCATCTGGCTGGACTACGAAGGCGAAGAACGCGCAGGCTTCCGGACCTACTTCGGAGGCGCACGTCTTTCGAGCTGGCTGAGCCCGGGCTTTCGGCTCTCCCATGAGGTTGCCTATTTCGAGACCGTAGAGAACGAATACCGTGATGTGCGTGCCCGGGCCGTGCTCTACCAGGTAGACCCCGGTAGTGGCGAACACGTGCCCGAAGGCGCAGCCCGCCAGCAAGATACCGCCGACAACCAGGTGCGCGTGCAAACCTGGACTGCCGCCCAACGCTGGCAGTTCTATCCGCAAGGCCACGCCCTTGAAGCAGGCGTGTACGTGCGGCACCTCGTCTTTACAGATCGGCTGAATGAACGCTCGGTGGCCGTTGGCGCTGACCCATCTGGGTCTGGATTATTGCGCGTGGTACTGGACAGCCTGAATGCTCGTGCTCGCCTGGGCACCTGGCAGAGCGGTGGCTATGTGCAAGATGCGATTGAACTGCTTCCTGAAAACCGCCTGCTGGTAACGCTGGGTGCACGTCTGGACTACTTTGCCTTCAACGGCGAATGGACGTTTTCGCCCAGGCTTTCGGTTCGTTACAAAGCCTCCGACGTGCTCACGCTGACCGGCGCCTGGGGCATTTACTATCAACCTCCCTCCTATCAGGAACTGCGCGGCCAGCCCTCTCCGGAACGCCCACTGCGCGACCAGCTCAACCGCAACCTGAAGGCCCAGCGCGCTCATCTGGTGGTCGCCGGTGCCGAATATTTTCTGCCCCGCAAGCGGCTCTACCTCCGCGCCGAAGCCTACTGGAAAGACCTGGATCGCCTGATCTCCTACGAAGTCGAAAACGTCCGCCTGGAATACAGCGGCCTGAACGACAGCTACGGCTACGCCTACGGACTCGACCTGCAGGTGCGCGGCGAGTTCGTACCCGGCGTCGAAAGCTGGGTCAACTACGGCTTTCTCGTTACCCGCGAACACTTCCTGCCCGCCTACCAGAACGCCTACAACGAAGGCTGGCGCCCCCGGCCCACCGACCAGCGCCACACGCTGTCGCTTTTTGTGCAGGACTATGTACCCGGCGATCCTACCTGGAAGCTACACCTGCGCATTCTTTTTGGCAGCGGGCTGCCCTACACGCCCCCCGTACCCGGCCGCCGCGTAGGCACCTATGTTGCCCAGGTGCCCGGCCCCCGCATGTCAGCCCGCTACCCGGAGTATCGCCGCGTGGACATGGGTGCCACCAAGGAGCTGGAACTGACCCGGCTGCCCGACGGCCGCCCCGTCTATCTGGAACTGAGCGGCGAGCTGCTCAATGTGTTCGATATGACCAATACGGTGGACTATACCTGGATTCCCGGCCAGAACGGCATCTGGAAACGCATTCCCACCCGTCTGACGCCCCGCACCTTCAATCTTCGCCTTCGAGTGCGATTTTAA
- the trpB gene encoding tryptophan synthase subunit beta — protein MATAKLEPLETYNAPDASGHFGPYGGAFVPETLVPALEALKAAYAEARQDPAFWAEYHALLQEYVGRPTPLTFAPRLSEALGGMQVYLKREDLCHTGAHKINNTIGQILLARRMGKTRIIAETGAGQHGVATATVCARFGMECVIYMGAEDVARQHLNVLRMQLLGAEVRPVESGSRTLKDATNEAIRDWVTNVHTTFYLIGSVVGPHPYPMLVRDFQRVIGDEVRRQLAEHIGRETPDALVACVGGGSNAMGLFYPFLNDQQVRLYGVEAAGEGLDRRHAATLTCGRPGVLHGAMSYLLQDDDGQVQLAHSISAGLDYPGVGPEHAYLKDLGRVTYVTATDQEALEGVRLLARTEGIIPALETAHALAFLPRLARELGPDAVVVVNLSGRGDKDMETIARYQGSDNQKNMA, from the coding sequence ATGGCGACTGCGAAGCTTGAGCCCCTGGAGACCTACAATGCACCGGATGCCAGTGGTCATTTTGGCCCATATGGCGGCGCCTTTGTGCCCGAGACGTTGGTACCGGCGCTTGAGGCGCTGAAGGCAGCTTATGCCGAAGCACGACAGGATCCGGCCTTCTGGGCGGAATACCACGCGTTGCTTCAGGAATACGTAGGCCGGCCTACGCCGCTGACGTTTGCACCCCGGCTCAGCGAAGCGCTGGGAGGCATGCAGGTCTATCTGAAGCGGGAGGATCTATGCCACACGGGCGCCCACAAGATCAACAACACCATTGGCCAGATTCTGCTGGCCCGGCGCATGGGCAAAACGCGCATCATCGCCGAAACAGGAGCCGGACAACATGGCGTGGCAACGGCCACGGTGTGCGCCCGCTTTGGCATGGAGTGCGTCATATACATGGGAGCCGAAGACGTCGCGCGCCAGCATCTGAATGTGCTGCGTATGCAGCTACTGGGCGCTGAGGTGCGTCCCGTCGAGAGTGGAAGCCGTACGCTCAAGGATGCGACCAATGAAGCCATCCGCGACTGGGTAACAAATGTGCACACGACGTTCTACCTGATTGGCTCGGTCGTGGGCCCCCATCCATACCCGATGCTGGTGCGCGATTTTCAACGCGTGATCGGTGACGAAGTGCGACGGCAACTGGCCGAGCATATCGGCCGCGAAACGCCTGACGCGCTGGTGGCCTGTGTGGGAGGTGGCTCTAACGCCATGGGGCTTTTCTATCCCTTCCTGAACGACCAACAGGTGCGACTGTACGGGGTCGAAGCAGCCGGTGAAGGACTCGACCGCCGACACGCCGCCACGCTCACCTGCGGGCGCCCCGGCGTCCTGCACGGAGCCATGAGCTACCTGCTGCAGGACGACGACGGCCAGGTACAACTGGCCCATTCTATCTCGGCCGGACTGGACTATCCCGGTGTGGGACCCGAGCACGCCTATCTGAAAGATCTGGGACGGGTGACCTACGTAACGGCTACCGACCAGGAGGCGCTCGAAGGCGTGCGCCTGCTGGCCCGCACCGAGGGTATCATTCCGGCGCTGGAAACGGCTCATGCGCTGGCCTTCCTGCCCCGCCTGGCGCGTGAGCTGGGACCAGATGCTGTTGTGGTAGTCAACCTGTCCGGCCGGGGCGACAAAGACATGGAGACCATTGCACGGTATCAGGGGAGTGATAACCAGAAAAACATGGCATAA